The genomic interval GTCCCGGCGCTGGCGTTCACCTTCGACCGCATGCTAGGACGGCGGCTGCGGCCGGGCGGTGTGCCGGAACGCCTGATCCGCGGCGGCGTGCGCACGTCCCAGCGGCTGATGATGATGCCGCTGTACCAGCCCATCCTGCTGGTGCTGTTCAGCAACGTGCGGCGCCGGGCGGCGTACCCCGCCTTCTACGCGCTGGTCGCCGCGCTCGTGGGCTTCTACGTGCTGAACGACAGCGTGATCGGCCGCGAAGGGCTGATGCTGGAGAGCGCGCGCTTCGCCCCGTCCGCGCTGGAGCGGCACGGCGTGGACGCCCGCACCTACGAGGACCAGCGCCCGGAAGACGAGATCGACGGCGTGACGCCCAGCATCCCCACCGACGTGATCGGCGGGCCGTACGTGCGCCTGTTCATCCCCTACACGGCCGGGCGGCACGATGCGGCGGCGGCGGAGCGGTGCCCGGGTTTGCGCCCCTTCCGCGAGGCGGGGCTGCACCGCGAGCCGGCGGACACGGTGGACCGCGGCGGCGACGTGGCGGCGCTGCTCGCGTGCCTGGCGCGCCTCCAGCCCGTGCGGCTGAACGGCAGGCCGCTCGCGGGCGTGCCCTTCCGCTTCCGCACGGACCCGCGGACGGGCGTGCGCGGCATCGTAGGCTACGTGCCAACCCAGGCCCTCCCGCGCGGCGAGAACGTGCTCGAAGTCGGCCCCTCGCCGCTCCCGAAGGCGCGGGAGAAGGACGAGAAGGAAAAGACGCGGCAGCCCTACATCATCCACTTCTGGCTGTAGATGCGACCTTCCCGGTGGATGAGACGCCGTCGAATGATGTCCGCTGGTCCGTAGATGATGGCCCGCCGAGGTACGGCTTGGTCCGTAGATGGGCGGCTCGCCGCCGGATGCGGCCGCGGATTCAGTACGCGGACCGGGGATGGAAGGCGTGCGGGCCGCCCTGCGCGGTCTTCAGCCTTCCTGCTCGGTCGGGCGCACGAGGATCTCGTTGACGGCCACGCGGCGCGGGCGGGTGACGAGGTAGCTCACCGCGTCGGCGATGTCCTCCGGGTGCAGCATCTCCATGGCGTCCATCGTGCTCCGCATGCCCGCCAGCACCTCCGGCCGGTTGTGGCCCGCCAGCTCGGTGCTCACGGCGCCGGGTTCGACGAGGGAGATGCGGACGTGGCGCCGCGTGACCTCCTGCCGCAATGCCTCGCTGAAGCCGGTGACGCCGTGCTTGGTGGCGTTGTACACGGCCCGCCCGCCGCGCGGGAAGCGTCCCGCCGTGGAGCTGATGTTGACCATGTCCGCCACGCGCCGCGGCCCATCCTCCGCCGCGCGGAGCAGGTGCGGCAGCGCGGCGTGGGCGCAGTAGAGCAGACCGCTGAGGTTGAGGTCCACCATCCGCTGCCACTCGGCGAGCGGCGCTTCCTCCGCCTGCCCCAGCAGCATGACGCCGGCGTTGTTGACCAGCGTGTCCAGGCGTCCCAGCTCCGCGACGGTCCGCTCGACGACGTCCGCCGCCTGCGCCTGGTCGGTGACGTCGGCCTCCAGGACGAGGGTGGTGCCGCCGTACCAGCGGATCTCGGCGGCCACCTCGTCCAGCCGGTCCCGGCGCCGGGCCACGAGCGCGACGGCCGCGCCCTGTTCCGCCAGCGCGACCGCCGTCGCGGCGCCGATGCCGCTCGACGCGCCGGTCACCAGCGCCACGGTGCCGTCCAGTCTCTCCGCCATCTCCCTCTCCCGCGTTCGGTGCCGGTTACCGCCCGGGCGGCTCCGCGTTAGATTAAGCGGAGGATGCTCCGGTTCGAGCGCGAAGATAAACGGAGGATGCTCCGTTTGCAAGCCGCCCAGGAAAGCCGGCCATGACCGAAAGCCCCATGCGCGCCGACGCGCAGCGAAACCGCGACCGCCTGCTGGAGGTGGCCGTGCGCGCTTTCTCGCAGGGCGGCGCCGACGTGCCGCTGGACGCCATCGCGAAGGAGGCGGGGGTGGGCATCGGCACGCTCTACCGGCACTTCCCCACGCGCGAGGCGCTGGTGGAGGCGGCGTACCGCAGCGAGCTGGCCCGCGTGTGCGACTCGGCCGGCGCGCTGCTGGCCGCGTCGGCGCCGGAGGTGGCGCTGCGGGAGTGGATGGGCCGCTTCATCGCGTACCTGGCCGCCAAGCGCGGCATGGTGGACGCGCTGCGGGCGGTGATCGCGTCCGGCGGCAACCCGTACGAGCAGAGCCGCGCCCGCATGACCGACGCCGTGCGCCGGCTGGTGGAGGCCGGCGCCGCCGCGGGCACCGTGCGCGGCGACGTGGAGCCGGCGGACATCGTGACCAGCCTGAGCGGCGTCTCCCTCGCCGCGGCGGACCCGGCGCAGCGTGAACGCCTGCTGGACCTGCTGATGGACGGCCTACGTGTCCGGAGCTGATCCCGTCGCGCCACATCTCCCGAACACGGCTCCTCGCGGCGCCCGGCGTCTTTCCGCGGCGCCACGGGAGCGCTACAATGGCAGCGGCGCCGGCCCGTCCCGGCTCGTCTCCACCATCTTCCGGACCCGACCCATGCACCGTCGCTCAATCGGCGCGCTCGCCGCCGCCGCACTCCTGGCCTGTGTGCACGCGCCCGCCGCGGCGCAGGCCGGCGCGCACCGCGGGCAGGTGCCCCCGCGCGCCGCCAGCGC from Longimicrobiaceae bacterium carries:
- a CDS encoding SDR family NAD(P)-dependent oxidoreductase, translating into MAERLDGTVALVTGASSGIGAATAVALAEQGAAVALVARRRDRLDEVAAEIRWYGGTTLVLEADVTDQAQAADVVERTVAELGRLDTLVNNAGVMLLGQAEEAPLAEWQRMVDLNLSGLLYCAHAALPHLLRAAEDGPRRVADMVNISSTAGRFPRGGRAVYNATKHGVTGFSEALRQEVTRRHVRISLVEPGAVSTELAGHNRPEVLAGMRSTMDAMEMLHPEDIADAVSYLVTRPRRVAVNEILVRPTEQEG
- a CDS encoding helix-turn-helix domain-containing protein; the encoded protein is MTESPMRADAQRNRDRLLEVAVRAFSQGGADVPLDAIAKEAGVGIGTLYRHFPTREALVEAAYRSELARVCDSAGALLAASAPEVALREWMGRFIAYLAAKRGMVDALRAVIASGGNPYEQSRARMTDAVRRLVEAGAAAGTVRGDVEPADIVTSLSGVSLAAADPAQRERLLDLLMDGLRVRS